A portion of the Adhaeribacter radiodurans genome contains these proteins:
- a CDS encoding class I SAM-dependent methyltransferase — MELALEQIREQQKQTWNKFSPGWRKWDDFTMDWLKPMGEEIIQSLQLKPTDKVLDIAGGTGEPGLSIANLVTQGKVIITDLAEGMLEVARENAAKKGITNIKTVVCDVSELPFADESFDAVSCRLGFMYFPDMLLAAKEIARVLKPSGRVATAVWGTPDKNFWGTAAMSTINKTMQLPGPPPGAPGLFRCGNPGFIADLFSQAGFKNISETEIGGKLECGNNDTYWNFTNDVVAPAVAALSKADEATIAKIKSDVFHLVDQKCPDKKTALDYGAVVISGQK; from the coding sequence ATGGAATTAGCATTAGAACAAATCAGAGAACAACAAAAACAAACCTGGAACAAATTTTCACCAGGCTGGCGCAAATGGGACGACTTTACTATGGATTGGCTAAAACCTATGGGAGAGGAAATAATTCAATCTTTACAACTCAAACCCACGGATAAGGTTTTGGATATAGCTGGTGGCACCGGCGAGCCGGGACTTAGCATTGCTAACCTGGTAACGCAAGGGAAAGTAATTATTACTGATTTAGCCGAAGGAATGCTGGAAGTTGCCCGCGAGAATGCCGCTAAAAAAGGTATTACCAATATAAAAACCGTAGTTTGTGATGTAAGCGAATTACCCTTCGCAGACGAGTCGTTTGATGCGGTAAGCTGCCGTTTAGGATTTATGTACTTTCCGGATATGCTGTTGGCTGCCAAAGAAATTGCCCGGGTATTAAAACCTAGCGGTAGAGTGGCCACCGCCGTTTGGGGAACACCTGACAAAAATTTCTGGGGAACTGCTGCCATGAGTACCATCAATAAAACCATGCAATTACCAGGTCCGCCACCCGGTGCTCCGGGTTTGTTCCGGTGTGGGAACCCAGGGTTTATTGCTGATCTATTTTCTCAGGCTGGTTTTAAAAATATCTCGGAAACTGAAATTGGAGGTAAACTAGAGTGTGGCAACAACGATACGTACTGGAACTTTACCAACGATGTAGTTGCCCCCGCAGTAGCCGCCCTGAGTAAAGCCGACGAAGCAACCATTGCTAAAATAAAAAGTGACGTATTTCATTTAGTAGATCAGAAATGCCCGGATAAAAAAACAGCTCTGGATTATGGTGCGGTTGTTATAAGCGGCCAAAAATAA
- a CDS encoding RNA polymerase sigma factor, producing the protein MKISYQSDEVLIQGLQNGSPKALEFIYSTYWPMIANFVRLNHGNSQEAEDLYQEGIITLYEQVRKGNFHMNSAVKTYLYSICRNKWLSKLKKQVPITDLEEHIQQIPAEEPIAETPYLDDAALKLAIEGLGEPCRTVIVGYYYHKLSLEQIAETLNYSNANVAKQQKFRCVERLKKKFLPELK; encoded by the coding sequence TTGAAGATCAGCTACCAATCGGATGAAGTATTGATTCAGGGACTTCAAAATGGAAGTCCTAAGGCGCTGGAGTTTATCTACAGCACGTACTGGCCCATGATTGCCAATTTTGTCCGGCTAAATCACGGTAATTCGCAGGAAGCCGAGGATTTGTACCAGGAAGGAATTATTACTCTTTACGAACAGGTAAGAAAAGGAAATTTTCACATGAATTCTGCGGTCAAAACGTATTTATACTCCATTTGCCGGAATAAATGGTTGAGTAAGCTGAAAAAACAAGTACCCATTACCGATTTAGAAGAACATATCCAGCAAATTCCGGCGGAAGAACCCATTGCCGAAACTCCTTACCTGGACGACGCAGCCTTGAAATTGGCGATAGAAGGTTTAGGAGAACCGTGCCGGACCGTTATTGTCGGATATTATTACCATAAATTAAGTTTAGAGCAGATAGCTGAAACATTAAATTATTCGAATGCCAATGTCGCTAAACAACAAAAGTTTCGTTGTGTGGAGCGATTAAAAAAGAAATTTCTTCCAGAACTTAAATAA
- a CDS encoding CHAT domain-containing protein, translated as MKTAPLLALFFFTLGNTWVEAQKLTWLSDTTQARKWYQQALTLKQKGNPDSAYLFLQKAAIIYQKNKLWRLKVSCSNEITRTLLMKGKYKAALQNALIALQESQTKLKKVNFTSADALHVMGIVQYYQGNYDKALQYYQQGLQLKLTLLGDSHPSISSSYNNIGIIYYRKGDFTQALEYFNKDLQVCLKTANNNRLGIGASYGNIGNVYFDKGDYEQALTYTQKALQFKQEALGEFHPDLASTYNSLGNIYSSKGELDKALEYNFKALYLWQQALGEAHPNVAAAYNNIGTIYEEKGEYEKATDYYQKNLQILLKSFDENHPDLASVYHNLGTAYTKQKKFELALQNLQKAWHIRRLALGEQHDDVADSYMGIGNVYCAKGEYDKALDYYQTNVRIVRQTLGQKNPTMAVAYNALGSVYLAKKNYPAALRYYQRALVANIISFQDTVLTSNPILGRNANIYLDGSYLLTSLQSKAEILEEQFTQSHAIPDLQLAYRIYCTADTLMTQIQHNYSRENDKVAFTKRTREIYQSALPLSLELYQLTKDKIYLEKAFYFAERGKALVLSATLAESKAKTFAGIADSLLLQDQLLRSQIANYSQQIAQQLLQAEAADSAKLQHYQTLLFTAHRQQENLISKLEKEYPQYYNLKYRPNTVASADMQKLMDEKTAVLEYVVCDSFLHVFTLTRQNFELQSLPIDSTFHRKIVAFRQAILNQEEDLYQQVAYSLFKILLPASLPKSIQRLLIIPEGELTTLPFEALLTRNKRIKSKFAPYLLNKYAISYAYSARLHYERLTQSPENTQKHLLALAPIFADSGTSAMVTRERPLLAYQDTSNDKNTTNNNLNSSGFAPPEISRGWLRNGQYVSPLPASKREVESIAQQFEQRGNSATIYLNNQAQEEQLKSSDITHYNYLHLATHGMVNEDYPELSGLLLAQDSTSAEDGILYLGEIYNLRLKAELVTLSACETGLGKLANGEGVIGLTRALLYAGARNVVVSFWKVPDTSTADLMENFYAAFLTGQDKAQALQTAKRKMARNQKYNHPFYWAPFVLVGK; from the coding sequence ATGAAAACCGCTCCCCTTCTTGCCTTATTCTTCTTTACTCTGGGTAACACTTGGGTAGAGGCTCAGAAACTGACCTGGTTATCGGATACTACTCAGGCCCGGAAGTGGTACCAACAGGCGCTTACCTTAAAACAAAAAGGCAACCCCGACAGTGCATACTTGTTTCTTCAGAAGGCAGCAATTATTTACCAGAAAAATAAACTATGGCGCCTGAAAGTCAGCTGCTCCAATGAAATTACCCGCACTTTGTTAATGAAAGGTAAATACAAGGCTGCCTTGCAAAATGCCTTAATAGCTTTACAGGAAAGCCAGACCAAGTTAAAAAAAGTAAATTTTACATCTGCCGATGCCCTTCATGTTATGGGAATTGTGCAGTATTACCAGGGCAATTACGATAAGGCCTTGCAATATTATCAGCAAGGCTTACAACTCAAACTTACTTTACTGGGCGATTCGCACCCTAGTATTTCTTCATCTTATAACAATATTGGAATTATCTATTACCGCAAAGGTGATTTTACTCAGGCCTTAGAATATTTTAATAAGGATTTACAGGTTTGCTTAAAAACAGCCAATAATAACCGCTTAGGGATAGGGGCTTCCTACGGCAATATAGGCAATGTTTATTTTGACAAAGGCGACTATGAACAGGCGCTTACTTACACTCAAAAAGCGTTGCAATTTAAACAAGAAGCGCTCGGAGAATTTCACCCTGATTTAGCCAGTACTTACAATAGCTTAGGCAATATTTACTCTTCTAAGGGCGAGTTAGATAAGGCTTTGGAATACAATTTTAAGGCCTTGTACCTTTGGCAACAAGCTTTAGGCGAGGCGCATCCAAATGTAGCCGCCGCTTATAATAACATCGGAACCATTTACGAAGAAAAAGGTGAATATGAGAAAGCAACTGATTATTATCAGAAAAACCTGCAAATTCTTCTCAAATCCTTCGACGAAAATCATCCGGATTTAGCGAGTGTTTACCATAATTTAGGTACGGCCTATACTAAACAAAAAAAGTTTGAGCTGGCCCTGCAAAATCTTCAAAAAGCCTGGCACATCCGGCGCTTGGCCTTAGGAGAACAGCACGACGATGTGGCTGATTCGTACATGGGCATTGGAAATGTGTACTGTGCGAAAGGTGAATACGATAAAGCCTTGGACTATTACCAAACCAATGTCCGGATTGTGCGTCAAACTTTGGGGCAAAAAAATCCGACAATGGCGGTGGCTTATAATGCGCTAGGTTCCGTTTATCTGGCAAAAAAGAATTATCCGGCTGCTCTGCGGTATTACCAGCGCGCATTGGTAGCCAATATTATTTCCTTTCAGGATACTGTGCTTACTTCTAATCCTATTCTAGGCCGCAACGCCAATATTTATCTCGATGGAAGTTATTTACTTACTTCGCTTCAATCAAAAGCAGAAATCCTGGAAGAGCAATTTACCCAATCGCATGCTATTCCGGATTTACAATTGGCTTACCGCATCTACTGCACCGCTGATACCTTAATGACCCAGATTCAGCATAACTATTCAAGAGAAAATGACAAAGTAGCCTTTACTAAAAGAACCAGGGAAATATACCAATCGGCTTTACCTTTAAGCCTGGAACTTTACCAATTAACCAAAGATAAGATTTACCTGGAGAAAGCTTTTTATTTTGCCGAAAGAGGAAAAGCCTTGGTTTTATCGGCTACTTTAGCCGAGTCGAAAGCGAAAACATTTGCCGGTATTGCAGATTCGCTGCTCTTGCAAGACCAACTACTCCGAAGCCAAATTGCCAATTACTCCCAACAAATAGCCCAACAACTCCTGCAAGCCGAAGCTGCCGACAGCGCCAAACTACAACACTATCAAACCCTTTTATTTACCGCCCATCGCCAACAAGAAAACTTAATCAGTAAACTGGAGAAAGAATATCCGCAGTATTATAATCTCAAGTACCGGCCCAACACAGTTGCCTCAGCCGACATGCAAAAATTAATGGACGAGAAAACCGCGGTGTTGGAGTATGTGGTATGCGATTCGTTTTTACATGTATTTACCTTAACCCGCCAAAATTTTGAGTTGCAATCCCTGCCCATTGACAGCACCTTTCACCGGAAAATAGTAGCTTTTCGCCAGGCTATTCTAAACCAAGAAGAAGATTTATACCAGCAAGTTGCTTATTCATTATTTAAAATTTTGCTGCCTGCTTCTTTGCCAAAATCCATTCAGCGGTTACTCATTATTCCGGAAGGGGAACTTACCACTTTGCCTTTTGAAGCCCTACTTACCCGCAACAAAAGAATAAAAAGTAAATTCGCTCCGTACTTACTAAATAAATATGCGATAAGCTATGCCTACTCTGCCCGATTGCACTACGAAAGACTTACTCAATCTCCCGAAAACACCCAAAAACACCTGCTGGCCTTAGCTCCTATTTTTGCGGATTCCGGTACAAGTGCGATGGTAACCAGGGAACGGCCCCTATTAGCGTACCAGGATACCAGTAATGATAAAAATACAACTAATAATAACCTTAACTCATCCGGCTTTGCTCCTCCAGAAATTTCCAGAGGTTGGTTACGGAACGGTCAGTACGTATCGCCTTTGCCGGCTTCAAAGCGGGAAGTAGAATCCATTGCGCAACAGTTTGAGCAGCGGGGAAATTCGGCTACCATTTACTTGAATAACCAAGCCCAGGAAGAACAACTTAAATCAAGCGATATCACGCACTACAATTACTTACATTTAGCCACCCACGGCATGGTAAACGAAGACTATCCGGAATTGTCGGGTTTACTCCTGGCGCAGGATAGCACTTCTGCAGAAGACGGAATTTTATACCTGGGTGAAATCTACAATTTACGCTTAAAAGCAGAGTTAGTCACCTTGTCGGCTTGTGAAACCGGTTTGGGAAAACTGGCGAATGGCGAAGGTGTAATTGGCCTGACCCGCGCCTTATTGTATGCCGGCGCTCGCAACGTAGTAGTTTCTTTCTGGAAAGTACCCGATACCTCTACGGCCGATTTGATGGAAAACTTTTATGCCGCCTTCCTTACCGGACAAGACAAAGCCCAAGCCTTACAAACAGCTAAACGAAAAATGGCTCGTAACCAAAAATACAACCATCCTTTTTATTGGGCTCCTTTCGTGTTAGTAGGCAAATAA
- a CDS encoding (Fe-S)-binding protein — protein MTVGLFIPCYVDQFYPKVAIATLELLEKQGLQVVYPLNQTCCGQPMANSGFEHLTQGCNNLFIQNFKEVDYIVSPSGSCVLHIKDHLHAEVGKEEAAATHIRKKIYELTEFLTDVVKVENIIARFPHKVGMHQSCHGQRGLKLSQMTELVADPFSKPEKLLRMVEGLELIDLNRKDECCGFGGTFCVTEEAVSAKMGKDRVKDHLEHGAEYITGADMSCLMHLEGILRRQNSKVQVKHIAEILNSYA, from the coding sequence ATGACAGTAGGTTTATTTATTCCTTGTTACGTAGATCAGTTTTACCCGAAAGTAGCAATTGCCACTTTAGAGCTTTTAGAAAAGCAAGGTTTACAAGTGGTTTATCCTTTAAATCAAACGTGTTGCGGCCAGCCCATGGCAAATTCCGGTTTTGAGCACTTAACTCAAGGATGCAACAATTTGTTTATTCAGAATTTTAAAGAGGTAGATTATATCGTTTCGCCTTCGGGTAGTTGCGTATTGCACATAAAAGACCATTTGCACGCCGAAGTAGGTAAAGAGGAAGCAGCTGCCACGCACATCCGGAAAAAAATTTATGAGCTTACCGAATTTTTGACGGACGTGGTAAAGGTTGAAAACATAATTGCCCGGTTTCCGCATAAAGTAGGGATGCACCAAAGTTGCCACGGACAAAGAGGATTAAAACTGTCGCAAATGACAGAATTAGTAGCGGATCCTTTCTCTAAGCCCGAGAAGTTATTACGCATGGTAGAGGGTTTGGAGCTGATTGATTTAAACCGGAAAGATGAATGCTGCGGTTTTGGGGGCACTTTTTGCGTAACCGAAGAAGCCGTAAGCGCCAAAATGGGCAAAGACCGGGTAAAAGACCACCTGGAACACGGAGCCGAGTACATAACCGGGGCCGACATGAGTTGTTTAATGCACCTGGAAGGCATTTTGCGGCGGCAAAATAGTAAAGTACAGGTAAAACACATTGCTGAAATTTTAAATAGCTATGCATAA